A genomic segment from Bradyrhizobium sp. CB1015 encodes:
- the hpnH gene encoding adenosyl-hopene transferase HpnH, translated as MAIPFFKEMRIGGYLLKQKLLGRKRYPLVLMLEPLFRCNLACVGCGKIDYPDAILNRRMTAQECWDAADECGAPMVAIPGGEPLIHKEIGEIVRGLVARKKFVSLCTNALLLEKKLDLFEPSPYLFFSVHLDGLRDHHDKAVSQKGVFDRAVSAIKAAKARGFTVNVNATIFDGHPAEEIAKFLDFTTELGVGVSMSPGYAYERAPDQEHFLNRTKTKKLFRDVFAMGKGKKWNFMHSGLFLDFLAGNQEYECTPWGMPARNIFGWQKPCYLLGEGYAKTFKELMETTDWDSYGTGKYEKCADCMAHCGYEPTAATAALNNPLKAMWVALRGVRTSGPMAPEIDLSKQRPAQYIFSEQVQKKLSEIRKDEAAAAQAKAAQKASTAA; from the coding sequence ATGGCCATCCCGTTCTTCAAGGAAATGCGTATCGGCGGCTATTTGCTCAAGCAGAAACTACTTGGCCGCAAGCGCTATCCGCTCGTGCTGATGCTGGAGCCGCTGTTCCGCTGCAACCTCGCCTGCGTCGGCTGCGGCAAGATCGATTATCCCGATGCCATCCTCAACCGCCGCATGACGGCGCAGGAGTGCTGGGACGCGGCCGACGAGTGCGGCGCGCCGATGGTCGCCATTCCCGGCGGCGAGCCGCTGATCCACAAGGAGATCGGCGAGATCGTGCGCGGCCTCGTGGCGCGCAAGAAGTTCGTCTCGCTCTGCACCAACGCGCTGCTGCTGGAGAAGAAGCTCGATCTGTTCGAGCCCTCGCCCTATTTGTTCTTCTCGGTGCATCTCGACGGTCTGCGCGACCACCACGACAAGGCGGTGTCGCAGAAGGGCGTGTTCGACCGCGCCGTCTCCGCGATCAAGGCGGCCAAGGCGCGCGGCTTCACCGTCAACGTCAACGCCACCATCTTCGACGGCCACCCGGCCGAGGAGATCGCCAAATTCCTCGACTTCACCACCGAGCTCGGTGTCGGCGTCTCGATGTCCCCGGGCTACGCCTATGAGCGCGCGCCGGACCAGGAGCACTTCCTCAACCGCACCAAGACCAAGAAGCTGTTCCGCGACGTCTTTGCGATGGGCAAGGGCAAGAAGTGGAATTTCATGCATTCCGGCCTGTTCCTGGACTTCCTCGCCGGCAACCAGGAATACGAGTGCACGCCGTGGGGCATGCCCGCGCGCAACATCTTCGGCTGGCAGAAGCCCTGCTACCTGCTCGGTGAAGGCTACGCGAAAACCTTCAAGGAGCTGATGGAGACCACCGATTGGGATTCCTACGGCACCGGCAAATACGAGAAGTGTGCCGACTGCATGGCCCATTGCGGCTACGAGCCGACCGCGGCGACCGCGGCGCTCAACAACCCGCTGAAGGCGATGTGGGTGGCGCTGCGCGGCGTGCGGACCAGCGGCCCGATGGCGCCGGAGATCGACCTCTCCAAGCAGCGTCCGGCGCAGTACATCTTCTCCGAGCAGGTCCAGAAGAAGCTGTCGGAGATCCGCAAGGACGAAGCCGCCGCCGCGCAGGCGAAGGCCGCGCAGAAGGCTTCGACGGCGGCGTAA
- the hpnO gene encoding aminobacteriohopanetriol synthase HpnO — translation MHSPNPDMSQLFADRQAQRSTLHNRYLNEQFVRVLKTIGYDVGFQKGQGQYLYDRDGARYLDLLSGFGVFAIGRNHPVMREALKSVLDADLPNLVQFDVSTLAGVLAERLLKYVPYLDKAFFANSGAECVEAAIKFARGATGRPGIAYCAHGYHGLTYGALSLTGDANFRTGFEPLLPGCTPIPFNDLAALEKALASREVAAFVVEPIQGKGVNMPTDEFLPGAAALCKKYGTLFVADEIQTGMGRTGRFLAVEHWNVEPDMVLLSKSLSGGHVPVGAVLTRKSIFDKIFNQMDRAVVHGSTFSKNDLAMAAGIATLDVMESEKLIDAAAKRGAELRLALTRMVPGYELLKEVRGKGLMIGIEFGPPKSLRLRASWNVLETANKGLFCQLITVPLFKDHKILTQVAGHGSHTIKLLPPLTITEEDCAWIERAFDDVIAGSHKVPGAIWSLGKTLVDNAVRRSA, via the coding sequence ATGCACAGCCCAAATCCAGACATGTCTCAGCTATTCGCGGACCGTCAGGCCCAGCGCAGCACCCTGCATAACCGGTATCTGAACGAGCAGTTCGTCCGGGTTCTCAAGACCATCGGCTACGATGTCGGCTTCCAGAAGGGGCAGGGGCAGTACCTCTACGACCGCGACGGCGCGCGCTATCTCGACCTGTTGTCCGGCTTCGGCGTGTTTGCGATCGGGCGCAATCATCCCGTCATGCGCGAGGCGCTCAAGAGCGTGCTCGATGCCGACCTGCCCAACCTCGTCCAATTCGACGTCTCGACGCTCGCCGGTGTGCTGGCCGAGCGCCTCCTGAAATACGTTCCCTATCTGGACAAGGCGTTCTTCGCCAATTCCGGCGCGGAATGCGTCGAGGCCGCGATCAAGTTCGCGCGTGGCGCGACGGGGCGCCCCGGCATCGCCTATTGCGCGCACGGCTATCACGGCTTGACCTACGGCGCGCTGTCGCTTACTGGCGATGCCAATTTCCGCACCGGCTTCGAGCCGCTGCTGCCCGGCTGCACCCCGATTCCGTTCAACGACCTGGCCGCGCTGGAAAAGGCGCTGGCCTCGCGCGAGGTCGCCGCCTTTGTCGTCGAGCCGATCCAGGGCAAGGGCGTCAACATGCCCACCGACGAGTTCCTGCCCGGCGCGGCCGCGCTCTGCAAGAAATACGGCACGCTGTTCGTCGCCGACGAGATCCAGACCGGCATGGGCCGCACCGGCCGCTTCCTCGCGGTCGAGCACTGGAACGTCGAGCCCGACATGGTGCTGCTGTCGAAGTCGCTGTCGGGCGGTCACGTGCCGGTCGGCGCCGTGCTGACGCGCAAGAGCATCTTCGACAAGATCTTCAACCAGATGGACCGCGCGGTGGTGCACGGCTCCACCTTCTCCAAGAACGACCTCGCGATGGCCGCGGGTATCGCCACGCTCGACGTGATGGAATCGGAGAAGCTGATCGATGCGGCCGCCAAGCGCGGCGCCGAGCTGCGCCTCGCGCTGACGCGCATGGTGCCCGGCTATGAGCTGCTCAAGGAAGTCCGCGGCAAGGGCCTGATGATCGGCATCGAGTTCGGCCCGCCGAAATCGCTGCGCCTGCGGGCCTCGTGGAATGTGCTGGAGACCGCCAACAAGGGCTTGTTCTGCCAGCTCATCACCGTGCCGCTGTTCAAGGATCACAAGATCCTGACGCAAGTCGCCGGCCACGGCAGCCACACCATCAAGCTGCTACCGCCGCTCACCATCACCGAGGAAGATTGCGCCTGGATCGAGCGCGCCTTCGACGACGTCATCGCCGGCAGTCACAAGGTCCCCGGCGCGATCTGGTCGCTCGGCAAGACGCTGGTGGACAACGCGGTGCGCAGGTCGGCCTGA
- a CDS encoding DUF2147 domain-containing protein, translating into MRLALYTGLILAGGYSYLTPALAADPTGDWRVADGVANIRVAQCNGSMWGAVAWEKKPGGRDENNPDVSKRSRPTLGMVTLIDMKKKPGADQWEGQVYNAQDGQTYSATITPSADQLEIKGCVMGFLCGGETWTRVGPPIPSSTANAMAKSAPKSAGPAPKAAGTTVAAAPAPAPAAPKAAAGAAKPGQKGAADAVGDICLLPEIAGFAH; encoded by the coding sequence ATGCGTTTAGCCCTTTACACCGGACTAATACTGGCTGGCGGTTACAGCTACCTGACGCCGGCGCTCGCCGCCGATCCCACCGGCGACTGGCGGGTGGCCGACGGCGTCGCCAATATCCGCGTCGCCCAATGCAATGGCAGCATGTGGGGCGCCGTCGCCTGGGAAAAGAAACCCGGCGGGCGCGACGAGAACAATCCGGATGTCTCGAAAAGGAGCAGGCCGACGCTGGGCATGGTGACGCTGATCGACATGAAGAAGAAGCCAGGCGCCGATCAGTGGGAAGGACAAGTCTACAACGCCCAGGACGGCCAGACCTATAGCGCGACCATCACGCCGAGTGCCGATCAGCTCGAAATCAAGGGCTGCGTGATGGGCTTCCTCTGCGGTGGCGAGACCTGGACCCGGGTTGGCCCGCCGATCCCCTCGAGCACTGCCAACGCCATGGCCAAGAGCGCGCCGAAGTCCGCTGGCCCGGCGCCGAAAGCCGCAGGTACGACGGTTGCCGCCGCGCCTGCGCCTGCGCCCGCAGCTCCGAAGGCCGCCGCCGGCGCAGCCAAGCCCGGTCAGAAGGGCGCTGCCGATGCGGTCGGCGACATCTGCCTACTCCCTGAGATTGCGGGGTTTGCCCATTAG
- a CDS encoding anti-sigma factor — protein MTCDEARILLHALLDNELDAGHAREVEAHIASCPACAAEFTAQREMQRVLAGTNLRYTAPASLRARIEASLPEPQRQQPSRRAVLRGFATGSAVSALAATGIVAVVLRQDDQQRILSEVVSAHLRSLQAGHLTDVVSTDQHTVKPWFNGKLDVAPPVIDLTAQGFTLVGGRLDYIDARAIGAVVYRRRQHVINLFVSQTSSTEHRPPKTQTMQGFNCRRWGERGLNFWAVSDLGADELAEFVDKFEAAMKANVEG, from the coding sequence ATGACCTGCGACGAAGCAAGGATCCTGCTTCACGCGCTGCTCGACAACGAGCTCGATGCCGGCCACGCGCGCGAGGTCGAGGCTCATATCGCGAGCTGCCCGGCCTGCGCCGCGGAGTTCACAGCGCAGCGCGAGATGCAGCGCGTGCTCGCAGGTACCAATTTACGCTACACCGCGCCGGCAAGCCTGCGCGCTCGCATCGAAGCCTCGTTGCCTGAGCCGCAGCGCCAGCAACCGAGCCGCCGCGCCGTGCTGCGCGGATTTGCGACGGGCTCGGCCGTCTCCGCGCTCGCCGCCACCGGAATCGTCGCGGTGGTGCTGCGCCAGGATGACCAGCAGCGCATTCTGTCTGAGGTCGTCTCCGCGCATCTGCGCTCGCTCCAGGCCGGCCATCTCACCGACGTGGTCTCGACCGACCAGCACACCGTCAAGCCCTGGTTCAACGGCAAGCTCGACGTCGCACCACCGGTGATCGACCTCACCGCGCAAGGTTTTACGCTGGTCGGCGGCCGGCTCGACTATATCGACGCCCGCGCCATCGGCGCCGTGGTCTACCGGCGCCGGCAACACGTGATCAATCTGTTCGTGTCGCAAACTTCGAGCACCGAGCATCGGCCGCCGAAGACCCAGACCATGCAGGGCTTCAACTGCCGCCGCTGGGGCGAGCGCGGCCTGAACTTCTGGGCCGTCAGCGATCTCGGCGCCGACGAACTCGCCGAGTTCGTCGACAAGTTCGAGGCGGCGATGAAGGCGAATGTGGAGGGGTAG
- a CDS encoding cupredoxin family copper-binding protein produces the protein MKTLNRRDFGVDLGLALAASILLPATKARADDTDVHIDNFVFQPAELKIKVGTTVTWTNRDDIPHTIVSAGKFRSKTLDTDDKFSFTFTNAGDYKYFCSLHPHMTGMIKVE, from the coding sequence ATGAAGACACTCAACCGCCGCGACTTCGGTGTCGACCTCGGTCTCGCTCTGGCCGCTTCCATCCTGTTACCCGCAACAAAAGCCCGCGCCGACGACACGGACGTGCATATCGACAACTTCGTGTTCCAGCCGGCCGAGCTCAAGATCAAGGTCGGCACCACCGTGACCTGGACCAACAGGGACGACATCCCGCACACCATCGTGTCCGCCGGCAAGTTCCGGTCCAAGACCCTGGATACCGACGACAAGTTCTCCTTCACCTTCACCAATGCGGGCGACTACAAATATTTTTGTTCGCTGCACCCGCACATGACGGGGATGATCAAGGTTGAGTAA
- the ispH gene encoding 4-hydroxy-3-methylbut-2-enyl diphosphate reductase translates to MEVYLAQPRGFCAGVVRAIEIVERALEKYGPPVYVRHEIVHNKYVVESLKNKGAIFVEELSEVPPKAVTVFSAHGVARSVEEEAAARDLPVLNATCPLVTKVHNQGKRYIGKGRTLILIGHAGHPEVEGTMGQVPGPVQLVQSVEEVNALPLPADTPVAYITQTTLSVDDTKDIIAALQARFTDIQGPDIRDICYATQNRQSAVRDLSKLVDVILVVGAANSSNSNRLREIGTEAGVASYLIADGSELNPEWLKDAGTVGITAGASAPEVLVDDVIEAMRRIGPVKVSVLPGREENIEFRLPAQLAAS, encoded by the coding sequence ATGGAAGTTTATCTGGCGCAACCGCGCGGCTTCTGCGCGGGCGTGGTGCGTGCGATCGAGATCGTGGAACGGGCGCTGGAGAAGTACGGCCCGCCCGTCTACGTGCGCCATGAGATCGTGCATAACAAATACGTCGTCGAGAGCCTGAAGAACAAAGGCGCCATCTTCGTCGAGGAACTCTCCGAGGTGCCGCCGAAGGCGGTGACCGTGTTCAGCGCCCACGGCGTCGCCCGCAGCGTCGAGGAAGAGGCCGCCGCACGCGACCTTCCGGTGCTCAATGCCACCTGCCCGCTGGTCACGAAAGTTCACAATCAGGGGAAGCGCTACATCGGCAAGGGCCGCACCCTGATCCTGATCGGCCATGCCGGCCACCCCGAGGTCGAGGGCACGATGGGCCAGGTCCCGGGGCCGGTGCAACTTGTCCAAAGCGTTGAAGAGGTTAATGCACTGCCCCTGCCGGCGGATACGCCAGTGGCCTACATCACCCAGACCACCCTGTCGGTCGACGACACCAAGGACATCATCGCCGCCCTTCAAGCCCGCTTTACAGACATTCAAGGTCCGGATATCCGGGATATCTGCTATGCGACACAGAACCGCCAATCTGCGGTAAGGGACTTGAGCAAGCTGGTCGACGTGATCTTGGTGGTGGGCGCTGCCAACAGCTCGAACTCGAACCGGCTCCGCGAAATCGGCACTGAGGCCGGCGTCGCGAGTTATTTGATTGCCGACGGCAGCGAGCTCAATCCGGAGTGGTTGAAGGATGCGGGGACCGTCGGCATCACGGCCGGCGCTTCGGCGCCCGAGGTACTCGTGGATGACGTGATCGAAGCGATGCGGCGGATCGGACCGGTGAAGGTCTCGGTGTTGCCGGGTCGCGAGGAAAACATCGAATTCCGGCTTCCGGCCCAACTGGCCGCGAGCTGA
- a CDS encoding metallophosphoesterase: MSGHNHGDDGVSRRKALECMTWAGTGVLWTVTGGVPRSLGIIDPAQAATAAAPGMTFLQISDSHVGFDKPANPNALGTLEEAIGKINAMPAKPSFMIHTGDITHLSKAAEFDDAERIISQTKLDVHYVPGEHDFIDEEVKLYRERYGRGTKGHGWYSFDAGGVHFVGLVNVVDLKAGGLGNLGAEQLAWLEDDLRGRSKSTPIVLFAHIPLWTVYPQWGWGTEDGGRVLEYVKGFGSVTVLNGHIHQVMQKVEGNVTFHTARSTAFPQPAPGAAPSPGPMKVEDTRLRSMLGVASINFKQNEQRLAIIDTPLQS, encoded by the coding sequence ATGAGCGGACACAATCACGGGGACGACGGCGTCAGCCGCCGCAAGGCGCTGGAATGCATGACCTGGGCCGGCACCGGGGTGCTCTGGACCGTCACGGGCGGTGTGCCGCGCTCGCTCGGCATCATCGACCCGGCGCAAGCCGCGACCGCGGCCGCGCCCGGCATGACCTTCCTCCAGATCAGCGACAGCCATGTCGGCTTCGACAAGCCGGCCAACCCCAACGCGCTCGGCACGCTGGAGGAAGCTATTGGCAAGATCAACGCGATGCCGGCAAAGCCATCGTTCATGATCCACACAGGCGACATCACGCATCTGTCGAAAGCCGCCGAGTTCGACGATGCCGAGCGCATCATCTCGCAGACCAAGCTCGACGTGCATTACGTGCCCGGCGAGCACGACTTCATCGATGAGGAGGTGAAGCTATATCGCGAACGCTACGGCCGCGGCACCAAGGGGCACGGCTGGTACTCGTTCGACGCCGGCGGCGTGCACTTCGTCGGCCTCGTCAACGTCGTCGACCTCAAGGCCGGGGGCCTCGGCAATCTCGGCGCCGAGCAGCTCGCCTGGCTCGAGGACGACCTGCGCGGCAGGTCCAAATCAACGCCGATCGTGCTGTTCGCCCACATCCCGCTCTGGACGGTCTATCCGCAGTGGGGCTGGGGCACCGAGGACGGCGGCCGCGTGCTGGAATACGTCAAGGGCTTTGGCTCGGTGACCGTGCTGAACGGGCACATCCATCAGGTGATGCAGAAGGTCGAGGGCAACGTCACATTCCACACCGCGCGCTCGACCGCCTTCCCGCAGCCGGCGCCGGGGGCCGCGCCCTCGCCCGGTCCGATGAAGGTCGAGGACACAAGACTCCGCTCCATGCTCGGCGTCGCCAGCATCAACTTCAAGCAGAACGAGCAGCGGCTCGCGATCATCGACACGCCGCTGCAGAGCTAA
- a CDS encoding MMPL family transporter yields the protein MLQSVVVAIVRACTRFASLVVVLGLLLSVGAGYYAARHFTINTDINSLIAQNLDWRQRDQQFDRAFDRDATITAVVEAKTPEMASAAADALYAKLKDDKTNFQSMQQLGSGEFFEKNGLLFLPTEEVGKITGQFESAAPLIEIMAGDPSIRGLTGALETGLAGVKRGQVKLDNTERPFNLIAQTVETVLNKGNASFSWRELVSDEPLKDSDKRSFIEFKPVLDYNALEPGKGATDAIRKAAADLDFPTKYQARVRLTGPVPIANEEYATVQEGAVVNGVGTVLVVLLILWLALHSAKIIFAVFVNLFVGLAITTAAGLMMVGSLNLLSIAFAVLFVGLGVDFGIQYSVRYRSERYKHNDLAGALVLAAKRSAVPLSLAAMATAAGFLCFMPTDYKGISELGQIAGVGMLVAFLSSITVLPALLKLLNPPGEPEPVGYAFLAPLDHFLEKHRVLIVGGTLLLALGGLPLLYFMKFDFNPMNLRNPHAESIATFLDLRKDPNTGANAVNVMTTSEEQARQVEAKLAKVPEVLRVMSLDSFVPQDQPPKLKLIAQGAKVLNPALNPDQIDAAPTDQENVEALKSSVDNLRRTAGDAKGPGAVASRRLAGALEKLANADEATRNKAQDVFVAPLKIVFDQLRNAMQAGPVTLSSLPPDLVSAWKSKDGVIRVEALPKGDPNDNDTLRKFAAAVLQAEPTAIGGPVSILKSGDTVVKAFIHAGIYALLVIGLLLWITLRRFVDVLMTLVPLLVAGAVTLEICVLIGLPLNFANIVAFPLLLGVGVAFKIYYVVAWRSGRTNLLQTSLTRAIFFSALTTATAFGSLWLSSHPGTSSMGKLLALSLVTTLAAVLLFQPALMGKPRNLRE from the coding sequence GTGCTGCAAAGCGTCGTCGTTGCCATCGTCAGGGCCTGCACCCGGTTTGCCTCCCTCGTCGTCGTTCTCGGGCTCCTGCTGTCGGTCGGGGCGGGCTACTATGCTGCGCGCCACTTCACCATCAACACCGACATCAACTCGCTGATTGCCCAGAATTTGGACTGGCGCCAGCGCGATCAGCAATTCGATCGCGCCTTCGACCGCGATGCGACGATCACGGCGGTGGTCGAGGCCAAGACCCCGGAAATGGCGAGCGCGGCGGCCGATGCGCTCTACGCCAAGCTGAAGGACGACAAGACCAACTTCCAGTCGATGCAGCAGCTCGGCAGCGGCGAGTTCTTCGAGAAGAACGGCCTGTTGTTCCTGCCGACCGAGGAGGTCGGCAAGATCACCGGCCAGTTCGAATCCGCAGCGCCCCTAATCGAGATCATGGCCGGCGATCCCTCGATCCGCGGCCTCACCGGGGCGCTGGAGACGGGCCTTGCCGGCGTCAAGCGCGGCCAGGTCAAGCTCGACAACACCGAGCGGCCCTTCAACCTGATCGCGCAGACGGTCGAGACCGTCCTCAACAAGGGCAATGCCAGCTTCTCATGGCGCGAGCTCGTCAGCGACGAGCCGCTCAAGGATTCGGACAAGCGCAGCTTCATCGAGTTCAAGCCGGTCCTCGACTACAACGCGCTGGAGCCGGGTAAGGGCGCGACCGATGCGATCCGCAAGGCTGCTGCGGATCTGGACTTCCCGACCAAATACCAGGCCCGCGTGCGGCTGACCGGCCCGGTCCCGATCGCCAACGAGGAATACGCCACCGTCCAGGAGGGCGCCGTCGTCAACGGCGTCGGCACGGTTCTCGTCGTGCTGCTGATCCTGTGGCTGGCGCTGCATTCGGCGAAGATCATCTTCGCGGTCTTCGTCAATCTCTTCGTCGGCCTTGCGATCACCACGGCCGCCGGCCTGATGATGGTCGGCTCGCTCAACCTGCTGTCGATCGCCTTCGCGGTGCTGTTCGTCGGCCTAGGGGTCGATTTCGGCATCCAGTACAGCGTCCGCTACCGCTCCGAGCGCTACAAGCACAATGACCTCGCCGGCGCGCTGGTGCTGGCGGCCAAGCGCTCGGCGGTGCCGCTGTCGCTGGCGGCAATGGCCACCGCGGCGGGCTTCCTCTGCTTCATGCCGACCGACTACAAGGGCATCTCGGAGCTGGGCCAGATCGCCGGTGTCGGCATGCTGGTGGCGTTCCTGTCCAGCATCACCGTGCTGCCGGCGCTACTGAAGCTTTTGAACCCGCCCGGCGAGCCGGAGCCGGTCGGCTACGCCTTCCTGGCGCCGCTCGACCACTTCCTGGAAAAGCATCGGGTGCTGATCGTCGGCGGGACGCTGCTGCTCGCGCTCGGCGGCCTGCCGCTGCTCTACTTCATGAAGTTCGACTTCAACCCGATGAACCTGCGCAATCCGCACGCCGAGTCGATCGCGACCTTCCTCGATTTGCGCAAGGATCCGAACACTGGAGCCAATGCCGTCAACGTGATGACGACGTCGGAAGAGCAGGCGAGGCAGGTCGAGGCGAAGCTGGCGAAGGTGCCCGAGGTGCTCCGGGTGATGTCGCTCGACAGCTTCGTGCCGCAGGACCAGCCGCCGAAGCTGAAGCTCATCGCGCAGGGCGCCAAGGTGCTGAATCCCGCGCTCAACCCCGATCAGATCGACGCAGCGCCGACGGATCAGGAGAATGTCGAAGCGCTGAAATCTTCGGTCGACAATCTGCGCCGGACAGCGGGCGACGCGAAAGGCCCGGGCGCTGTCGCCTCGCGCCGTCTTGCCGGCGCGCTCGAAAAGCTCGCCAATGCTGATGAGGCCACGCGCAACAAGGCGCAGGACGTGTTCGTCGCGCCATTGAAGATCGTGTTCGACCAGCTCAGGAACGCGATGCAGGCAGGTCCCGTCACCCTGAGCTCGCTGCCGCCCGATCTCGTCAGCGCCTGGAAGAGCAAGGACGGTGTCATCCGCGTCGAGGCGCTGCCCAAGGGTGATCCCAACGACAACGATACGCTGCGCAAATTCGCAGCGGCGGTGCTCCAGGCCGAGCCGACTGCGATCGGCGGACCGGTCTCGATCCTGAAATCCGGCGACACCGTGGTGAAGGCGTTCATCCACGCCGGCATCTATGCGCTGCTGGTGATCGGGCTCCTGCTGTGGATCACGCTCCGCCGCTTCGTCGACGTGCTGATGACCCTGGTGCCGCTTCTGGTTGCCGGCGCGGTGACGCTCGAGATCTGCGTGTTGATCGGCCTGCCGCTCAACTTCGCCAACATCGTCGCGTTTCCGCTGCTGCTCGGCGTCGGCGTCGCCTTCAAGATCTATTATGTCGTGGCCTGGCGCTCGGGCAGGACGAACCTGCTCCAGACCAGCCTGACGCGCGCGATCTTTTTCAGTGCGCTGACGACGGCGACCGCGTTCGGCAGCCTGTGGCTGTCGAGCCATCCCGGCACGTCCAGCATGGGCAAGCTGCTGGCCCTCTCGCTGGTGACGACGCTCGCCGCCGTGCTGCTGTTCCAGCCGGCCCTAATGGGCAAACCCCGCAATCTCAGGGAGTAG
- a CDS encoding sigma-70 family RNA polymerase sigma factor, with the protein MPATDDVQKAQRFREAALPHLDDVYTLARYLLSDASDAEDAVQECYLRALKHFDSYRGPAMKPWLFAILRNVCNAEYARRAHRPSAIDDMPGADEQTPLWQETEASPETEVLRSRDAGAIRKLIDALAEPFKETFVLREINNLSYREIAEVVGAPVGTVMSRLARARAMLRAAWTEEEQAK; encoded by the coding sequence ATGCCCGCCACCGACGATGTGCAGAAGGCACAGCGCTTCCGCGAGGCTGCACTGCCCCATCTCGACGACGTCTACACGCTCGCGCGCTACCTGCTGAGCGATGCCTCCGACGCCGAGGATGCGGTGCAGGAATGTTATCTGCGCGCGCTGAAGCATTTTGACAGCTACCGCGGCCCAGCGATGAAGCCCTGGCTGTTCGCGATCCTGCGCAACGTCTGCAACGCCGAATACGCACGCCGCGCGCATCGGCCCAGCGCGATCGATGACATGCCGGGCGCCGACGAGCAGACGCCGCTCTGGCAGGAAACCGAGGCGAGCCCCGAGACCGAAGTGCTGCGCAGCCGCGATGCCGGCGCGATCCGCAAGCTGATCGACGCGCTCGCCGAGCCGTTCAAGGAAACCTTCGTGCTCCGTGAGATCAACAACCTGTCCTATCGTGAAATCGCGGAAGTCGTCGGCGCCCCCGTCGGTACCGTGATGTCCCGCCTCGCCCGCGCCCGCGCCATGCTGCGCGCGGCCTGGACGGAAGAGGAGCAAGCGAAATGA